A stretch of the Bordetella genomosp. 8 genome encodes the following:
- the mltB gene encoding lytic murein transglycosylase B gives MFTCRHLLQLGLIAALLTGCSSAQNRVDPDTQLNAGAQPGTASRGMLADGSVARVRIGPPPGVGSASTIGSEGGAVLDSEQRSAVAAPDGTMRADVQAFIQQLSAERGLPAPQLTGALADARYSPTVARLIAPPPGRKVVRSWITYRSRVVEPKRIGWGVEFWRENADALNQAAQRFGVPPAIIVGIIGVETLYGRNMGNFRVLDALSTLAFDYPDPSKPERAQMFRSQLADFLTLAMQGRLDLQTQGSYAGAIGMPQFMPGSIMRYAVDGDGSGHIDLTNNPRDAILSVGNFLMEHGWERGRPVFAPVALPPDAGKLVDGGLAPTHTWPQLQAAGATVRGTGMTTGMTRTSGMDNAWQQGMLGVIDLPEESAGTAEYRTGTVNFFALTQYNHSYFYATSVADLGAAIQARMNGVAGWPAEVRPAEGRPAEGRPAEVRPAEAQPAEVLSGQPVSAQLNTPVDR, from the coding sequence ATGTTCACCTGTCGGCACTTACTGCAACTCGGCTTGATCGCGGCCCTACTGACGGGCTGCTCCTCCGCCCAGAACCGCGTGGATCCGGATACCCAACTGAATGCAGGCGCCCAGCCTGGAACGGCCTCCCGCGGCATGTTGGCGGATGGCTCGGTGGCACGCGTGCGCATCGGGCCGCCGCCCGGCGTGGGCTCGGCTTCGACGATAGGCAGCGAAGGCGGCGCCGTGCTCGACAGTGAACAGCGGTCCGCCGTCGCGGCGCCTGACGGGACCATGCGTGCGGATGTGCAGGCCTTCATCCAGCAATTGAGCGCCGAACGCGGCCTGCCCGCGCCCCAGCTGACCGGCGCCCTGGCCGACGCCCGCTACAGTCCCACGGTGGCGCGACTGATCGCGCCGCCGCCTGGGCGCAAGGTCGTGCGCAGTTGGATCACCTATCGCTCTCGCGTCGTGGAGCCCAAGCGCATCGGCTGGGGGGTGGAATTCTGGCGTGAGAACGCCGACGCGCTCAACCAGGCGGCCCAGCGTTTCGGCGTGCCGCCGGCCATCATCGTCGGCATCATCGGCGTGGAAACGCTATACGGCCGCAATATGGGGAATTTCCGCGTGCTGGATGCCCTGTCCACGCTGGCCTTCGACTATCCCGACCCGTCCAAGCCCGAACGCGCGCAGATGTTCCGCTCCCAACTGGCGGATTTCCTGACGCTGGCCATGCAGGGGCGGTTGGACCTGCAAACCCAGGGCTCCTATGCGGGCGCCATCGGCATGCCGCAGTTCATGCCGGGCAGCATCATGCGCTATGCCGTGGACGGCGACGGCAGCGGCCATATCGATCTGACCAACAATCCGCGCGACGCCATCCTCTCGGTCGGCAACTTCCTGATGGAGCATGGCTGGGAACGCGGCCGGCCGGTATTCGCGCCGGTGGCGCTGCCGCCCGATGCCGGCAAGCTGGTCGACGGCGGCCTCGCGCCGACCCATACCTGGCCGCAATTGCAGGCCGCCGGCGCGACCGTGCGCGGTACGGGGATGACGACGGGGATGACGCGTACCTCGGGGATGGACAATGCCTGGCAGCAGGGCATGCTGGGCGTCATCGACCTGCCGGAAGAATCGGCCGGCACGGCGGAATACCGTACAGGCACGGTGAACTTCTTCGCCCTGACCCAGTACAACCACAGCTACTTCTACGCCACATCGGTCGCCGACCTGGGAGCAGCCATCCAGGCCAGGATGAATGGTGTCGCGGGGTGGCCGGCTGAGGTGCGCCCGGCTGAGGGGCGGCCGGCTGAGGGGCGGCCGGCTGAGGTGCGCCCGGCTGAGGCGCAACCCGCCGAGGTGCTATCAGGTCAGCCAGTGTCCGCTCAGTTGAACACGCCGGTCGACAGGTAG
- the cysM gene encoding cysteine synthase CysM, with protein MNQVTYPTVEQTVGNTPLVRLQRIPGDGNAARGNLILAKLEGNNPAGSVKDRPALSMIRHAEARGEIKPSDTLIEATSGNTGIALAMVAAMRGYRMILIMPDNLSVERRAAMTAYGAELILTPADKGGMEYARDLAMAMQSEGKGKVLDQFANPDNPRAHVEGTGPELWTQTDGGITHFVSAMGTTGTIMGVSQYLKARNPAIQIIGAQPEEGSQIPGIRKWPEAYLPAIFDRSRVDAYENIKQSDAEAMARRLAAEEGIFGGISSAGALVAALRVAERVENATIVFIVCDRGDRYLSTGVFN; from the coding sequence ATGAACCAAGTCACCTATCCCACCGTGGAACAGACCGTCGGCAACACGCCGCTGGTCCGCCTGCAACGCATCCCGGGCGACGGCAACGCCGCCCGCGGCAACCTGATCCTGGCCAAGCTGGAAGGCAACAATCCCGCCGGCTCGGTGAAGGACCGTCCCGCCCTGTCCATGATCCGCCACGCCGAGGCGCGCGGTGAAATCAAGCCGAGCGACACCTTGATCGAGGCCACCAGCGGCAACACCGGCATCGCGCTGGCGATGGTTGCCGCCATGCGCGGCTATCGAATGATCCTGATCATGCCGGACAACCTGTCGGTGGAACGGCGTGCCGCCATGACCGCCTACGGGGCCGAGCTGATCCTGACGCCGGCCGACAAGGGCGGCATGGAGTACGCCCGCGACCTGGCCATGGCCATGCAGAGCGAAGGCAAGGGCAAGGTGCTGGACCAGTTCGCCAATCCGGACAATCCGCGCGCGCACGTCGAAGGCACGGGCCCGGAACTGTGGACGCAGACCGACGGCGGCATCACCCATTTCGTCAGCGCCATGGGCACGACCGGCACCATCATGGGCGTGTCCCAGTACCTGAAGGCGCGCAACCCGGCGATCCAGATCATCGGCGCGCAACCCGAGGAAGGCTCGCAGATTCCGGGCATACGCAAATGGCCGGAAGCCTATCTGCCGGCCATTTTCGATCGCAGCCGCGTGGATGCCTACGAGAATATCAAGCAGTCCGACGCCGAAGCCATGGCCCGCCGCCTGGCGGCGGAAGAGGGCATATTCGGCGGCATTTCCTCGGCGGGGGCGCTGGTGGCCGCGCTGCGCGTGGCCGAACGCGTGGAAAACGCCACCATCGTTTTCATCGTGTGCGACCGCGGCGACCGCTACCTGTCGACCGGCGTGTTCAACTGA
- a CDS encoding ComEA family DNA-binding protein, which translates to MNPFLYNPVATVQPPPCGTAPGAPSLPGTPGAPAARRGRWPNALGRLALAAGLALAVLPAHAMDVNSASVDQLRTIRGVGPKTAETIVKERERGGRFESMEDLSDRVRGIGPRKAQALQAAGLSVGPGTGAAGARPGPGQGAGAGAGVRPAPGAASGGRTAKDGPAARSPQRGPR; encoded by the coding sequence ATGAATCCTTTCCTGTACAACCCCGTGGCGACTGTCCAGCCGCCCCCGTGCGGCACCGCGCCCGGTGCGCCCAGTTTGCCAGGCACGCCCGGCGCGCCTGCTGCGCGGCGCGGACGCTGGCCGAACGCGCTGGGCCGGCTGGCCCTGGCGGCCGGCCTTGCCCTGGCGGTCCTGCCGGCCCACGCGATGGACGTGAACAGCGCCAGCGTCGACCAGTTGCGGACCATCCGCGGCGTCGGTCCCAAGACCGCGGAAACCATCGTCAAGGAGCGTGAACGCGGCGGGCGTTTCGAGTCGATGGAAGACCTGTCCGATCGCGTGCGGGGCATCGGTCCGCGCAAGGCCCAGGCATTGCAGGCCGCCGGGCTCAGCGTGGGGCCAGGCACGGGAGCCGCTGGCGCGCGCCCGGGGCCGGGCCAGGGCGCCGGGGCCGGCGCGGGCGTCCGTCCCGCGCCGGGCGCGGCTTCCGGTGGCCGCACGGCCAAGGATGGGCCCGCGGCCCGGTCGCCGCAGCGCGGCCCGCGCTGA